Genomic window (Mycobacteriales bacterium):
TCCTCGCCGACGAGGGCGCCCCCGACACGGTCGTCTTCCACTGCTACTCCGGCGACGCCGCGATGGCCCGGGTCTGCGCCGACGCCGGCTACTACCTGTCCTTCGCCGGGCCGGTGACCTTCAAGGCCAACGACGACCTCCGGGAGGCCGCGACCGTCTGCCCGGTCGACCGGCTGCTGGTCGAGACCGACGCGCCTTTCCTCACCCCGATGCCCTACCGCGGCCGGCCCAATGCGCCCTACCTGGTGCCGCTCACCGTCCGCTCGCTCGCTGCGACGCTCGGCGCCGACGTCGACGAGTTGTGTGCGGCGATCGCTTCCAACGGGGCCCGGGCCTTTGACTACTGACCCCTGAAACGGACACAAAGGCACGGACCAGGACACCGGGTGATCGGACTCACAGGCTGGTCTGATGAAGGCTCCGACCTGCGGTTTCACCTCCCGAGCGACGGTCGGGACGTCCATAACCGGGCAATCCGGGCTTGGCGGGAGGCCTGGACCCCGTTACGGTCGCCTCCAGTAGTCGCCGGAGTCGGGGAAGCTCCAGTGGCGGTCGCACGAGCGCGGACCCCCGTCCGGGCCCGACTGGGGCTGCCGCCGTCCCCGTGGCCGGACCGCGCGATCATCGGAGATCCGTGCCCGTCAGCCCCGCCCTGCCCGCCGTGTCTGTCCAGGCACTCCGGGCACGCGTCAAGCGCCCTGCCGTCCTCGTCCTCCAGGCGGCCACCCTGCTCGCCCTCGTCGGCGGCACCGTCGGCTGGGGTCTGACCGAGAAGACGGTGCAGCTCTCCGTCGACGGCCAGGTCCGCGAGGTGAGCCTGCACGGCGACACCGTCTCCGACGTTCTCGACGAGGCCGGGCTCGAGGTCGGGGAGCACGACCTGCTCGCCCCCTCCGTCGACACCGCGGTGACTGAGGGCGCGACCGTGGCCCTGCGCCGCGGCCGCGAGCTGCGGCTCGTGGTGGACGGCGTCGAGCGCAGCGTGTGGGTGACCGCGGCGTCGGTCGCCGAGGCGCTGGACCAGATCGGCCTAGGCGACCGCCGCGCCTTCCTGTCGGCGAGCCGGTCGCGCAGCATCGGCCTCGAGGGCCTGTCGCTCGAGGTCCGGCTGCCCAAGGACGTCGACATCCTCGTCGACGGCAAGGTCAAGGAGATCAGCACGACCGCGCTGACCGTCCGCGACGCCCTGATCGAGGCCGGTGTGGTGCTGCGCCCGAAGGACCGCCTCACTCCGGCCCGCGCGGTGCCCGTCGTCGACGGCCTCGCGATCACGGTCGCCCGGGTCGACGGCAAGCGCGTCACCGAAGACTTCCCGATCGCATTCAAGACGGTTCGCAAGGACTACTCCTCGCTCTTCAAGGGCGAGACGAAGGTCCTGCAGCGCGGCCGCCACGGCGTCCTGCGCCGGACCTACACCGTCGGTCTCGTCGACGGCAAGCGCGTGAGCAAGCTCATGAGCCGCGAGGTCCGGGTCTCCGAGCCGGTCGAGCGCATCATCGCGGTGGGCACCAAGCCGCGGCCGTCGTACGGCAGCCGCTCCGTCTCCGGCGCCGACGACCTCAACTGGCCGGCCCTGGCCCGCTGCGAGTCCGGCGGCAACCCGCGCGCCGTGTCCTCCGGCGGCACCTACCGCGGCCTCTACCAGTTCTCGATGAGCACCTGGCGCGGCGTCGGAGGCAGCGGCGACCCGATCGATGCGAGCTCCGCGGAACAGACCTACCGCGCGAAGCTGCTCTACAAGCGGTCCGGCCGCAGCCCGTGGCCGCACTGCGGCCGCTACCTGTAGGTGCTGCTCACCGCTCCTGAGATCCGGGCGCTCGCCACCCGGCTCGGGGTCCGCCCGACCAAGTCGCTCGGGCAGAACTTCGTCATCGACCCCAACACCGTGCGCCGCATCGTGCGCACTGCCGGGGTCCGTCCCGACGACGTCGTCGTCGAGGTCGGACCCGGGCTCGGGTCGCTGACCCTCGGGCTGCTCGCCGAGGCCGCCCGGGTCGTCGCGGTGGAGATCGACCAGGTGCTCGCGGCCGAGCTGCCGCTCACCGTGGCGGCGCGCGCACCCGAGCTGCTCGAGCGCTTCGAGGTCGTGACGATGGACGCGCTGCGGCTCGAGAGCGTCCCCGGCCCACCGCCGACGGCCTTCGTCGCGAACCTCCCCTACAACGTCGCCGTCCCCGTCCTGCTGCGGCTGCTCGAGAAGCTGCCGACGCTGCGGACCGGTCTCGTCATGGTGCAGGCCGAGGTCGCCGACCGGCTCGTCGCGCCGCCCGGCTCCAAGACCTACGGCGTTCCTTCGGTCAAGGCGGCGTGGTACGCCGAGGTCAGCCGGGCAGGCAGCATCGGCAGGTCGGTGTTCTGGCCGGCCCCCCACGTCGACTCCGGGCTGGTCGCCTTCACCCGGCGCGAGCCACCCCCCGGCGACCGGCTCGCGACCTTCGCCGTCGTCGACGCCGCGTTCGCCCAGCGGCGCAAGACGCTGCGGGCCGCGCTCGCCGGCTGGGCGGGCGGCGCGGAGGCCGCGGAGGCCCGGCTGCGGGCCGCCGGCATCGACCCGCAGGCCCGAGGCGAGGTGCTGTCCGTCGAGGACTTCGCCCGACTCGCCTCGACGTAGTTGCCTCCTAGACTGGAGCCGTCACCCCACCGAAGGAGCGCACCATCCGCCAGCCCGTCGACCGCGTGACGGTGCGTGCTCCCGCGAAGGTCAACCTGCACCTGTCCGTGGGCCGGCTGCGCTCCGACGGCTACCACGACCTCACCACGGTCTTCCACGCCGTCGGGCTCTACGACGAGGTCGTGCTGACCCGCGCCGAGTCCCCATCCGTGACCGTCACTGGTGAGGGCGCCGGCAGCGTCCCGCTCGACAGCAGCAACCTCGCGCTGCGGGCCGTGGAGCTGCTCGCCAAGGAGACCGGCAACGACCCGGGCGTCTCGGTCCGCATCGACAAGGGCATCCCGGTCGCCGGTGGCATGGCCGGTGGCTCTGCCGACGCCGCGGCCGCCCTCGTCGGCTGCGACGCGCTGTGGGGCACGGGCCTGTCCCGCGACGCGCTCGAGTCCGTCGGGGCCCGGCTCGGCAGCGACGTGCCCTTCGCGCTGCACGGCGGCACCGCGCTCGGCACCGGCAGGGGCGAGCGGCTCACCCCGGTCCTCGGTCACGCCAGCTGGTCGTGGGTCGTGGCGCTCGTCGACGGCGGGCTGTCGACGCCCGCGGTCTACCGCGAGCTCGACCTGCAGCGGGCCACCGGCCCGGTCACCGTCGTCGGCGACCCGGCCGACGTGCTCGCCGCGCTGCGCTCCGGTGACCCCGAGGCGCTCGGGGCCGCGCTCTCCAACGACCTGCAGCGGGCGGCGATCTCGCTGATGCCGTCACTGCGGCGGCTGCTCGACACCGCGCTCGACCTCGGCGCCCTCGGCGCGGTCGTGTCCGGCTCCGGTCCGTCGGTCGTCATGCTCGCCCGCGACGACGGCCACGCCGTCGCCCTCGCCGCCGCGCTGTCCGGCCAGGGCATGGCCCGCGCGGTCCGCCGTGCCGACGGCCCGGTCCACGGCGCCCGCGTCGTCGAGGCGGTCTGATGGCCGGCAACCCCCGCAACAACCTGGTCAGCCTGGAGAAGGTCACCGTCGCCCACGGCACCAAGCTGCTGCTCGACGAGGTCTCGCTCGGTGTCTCCGAGGGTGACCGCGTCGGCATCGTCGGCCGCAACGGCGGCGGCAAGACCACCCTGCTCAAGACACTGCTCAAGGTCGAGGAGCCGCACTCCGGCCGGGTCACCCACTCCGGCAGCCTGCGGGTCGGCGTCCTCACCCAGGACGTCCGGGTCGACGCGACGGCCACCGTGAAGGCCGCCGTCGTCGGCGACGCCGCCGAGCACACCTGGGCCGGCGATGCCCGGGTGCGCGAGGTCCTCGACGGCCTGGGCCTGCACGACCTCGGCATGGACGCCGTCATCGGCACCATGTCCGGTGGCGAGCGCCGCCGGGTGGCCCTGGCGGCGCTGCTCATCCAGGAGTGGGACCTGCTTGTCCTCGACGAGCCCACCAACCACCTCGACGTCGAGGGCGTCGCCTGGCTCGCCGCCCACCTCAAGGGCCGGTCGCCGTCGCAGGCCCACCTCGTCGTCACCCACGACCGGTGGTTCCTCGACGAGGTCAACAACGCCACGTGGGAGGTCCACGACGGCGTCGTCGACTCCTACGTCGGCGGCTACTCCGCCTACGTCCTCGCCCGCGCCGAGCGCGACCGGATGGCGAGCGTCACCGAGCAGAAGCGCGTCAACCTCGTCCGCAAGGAGCTGGCCTGGCTGCGTCGCGGCCCGCCCGCCCGCACCAGCAAGCCGCAGTTCCGCATCGACGCGGCCAACGCGCTCATCGCCGACGTCCCGCCGGTCCGCGACGACGTCGCGCTGCAGCGCTTCGCCACGGCCCGGCTCGGCAAGAGCGTCTACGACGTGGAGTCGGTCTCGCTGGCCTTCGGTGACCGGGTGCTGCTGCGCGACGTCACCTGGCACGCCGGTCCCGGCGACCGCATCGGCGTCGTGGGCGTCAACGGCGCGGGCAAGTCCACCCTGCTCAAGCTGCTCGTGGGGCAGCAGTCACCGGACGCCGGCGCGGTCAAGGTCGGTCAGACGGTGAAGCCGGCGTACCTCTCCCAGGAGGTCGCGGAGCTCGACCCGATGCTGCGGGTGCTCGAGGCCGTCGAGGCCGTCGCCGGGTCGGTCGACCTCGGCGGCAAGCCGGTCGGGGCCTCGTCGCTGTGCGACCGCTTCGGCTTCACCGGCAACGCCCAGTGGACGCGGGTCGGCGACCTGTCCGGTGGCGAGCGTCGCCGGCTGCAGCTGCTGCGGCTGCTCATGAGCGAGCCCAACGTGCTGCTGCTCGATGAGCCCACCAACGACCTCGACATCGACACCCTCAACGCCCTCGAGGACGTCCTCGACGGCTGGCCGGGCACGCTGCTGGTGGTCTCCCACGACCGCTACTTCCTCGAGCGGGTCACCACCACGACCATCTCGCTCATGGGCGACGGGTCCGTGAAGGCGCTGCCCGGCGGCGTCGACGAGTACCTCGCCAAGCGGGTCAAGCACGCGGCAGCCACCCCGTCGGGGGGCCCGACGAAGGGTCCGTCGTCGGCTGCGGACGAGCGGGTCGCGAAGAAGGAGCTGCAGCGCCTCGAGCGGGCGCTGGTCAAGCTCGACGGCCGCGAGCAGAAGCTGCTCGCCGAGCTCGCCGACAAGGCCGCCGACTACGAGGCCGTGGCCGCGCTCGACACCGAGCTGCGCGCCGTGCGAGAGGAGAAGGCGACCACCGAGGACGCCTGGCTGGAGCTGTCGGACGCGCTCTCCTAGACCGCGCCGTGGGCCTTCCAGTACTCGTTGAGGGCTCCGTTGGTCTTCACGAACCACACGATCGGCAGGACCAGCAGCAGGGCGCCCGGGACCACCCAGAGCCCGGTGAGAGCACTGACCGGCTTCGGACGGCCGCCGCGCTCGTAGAGGGCACCCACCTCGGCGCTCGAGAGGAACGGCGAGGCGAAGCCGACGAAGAAGGCGATCAGCAGGGCGATGCCGCCGCCGATGCCGTTGCCGGTCTGGCGCTTCATCTCGTCGTGGGTCACGTAGTACCAGTAGAGGCCGTAGATGCCGAAGGTGACGACGAACAGCAGGATGCCGACACCCGTGCCGCGGACCTTCCCGGCGGGGAGGGTGGAGGTGGTGGCGGCGTACTCGGTCATGGGGCTCCTCCAGGCGTCGGGGCGCGACCGTACCGACTCCGGCGGCGTCAGGTGGTGAGGCGCGGGTCGGTCTCGAGGCGGGACAACCCGTGCCAGGCGAGGTTGACCAGGTGGGCCGCGACCTCGTCACGGCTCACGTCGCGGTGCTCGGCCCACCACTGGCCGACGAGGGCGACCTGACCGACCAGCGCCTGCGAGTAGAGGCCGGCAAGCGCGGTCCGGAATCCGCGGGCGGCGAACTGGCGGTCGAGGATGTGCTCGACCCGCTGCGCCACGTCGCTGATGATCGTCGCGAAGCCGCCGGTGCTGCTCGGCACCGGTGACTCGCGCACGAGGATGGAGAAGCCCTCGCTGGAGTCCTCGACGTAGCGGAGCAGCGCCAGGGTCGCCTGCTCGAGCAGCACCCGCGGCGAGTCGCCCGACAGCGCGGCCTCGAAGTCGCGCAGCAGCATGCGCACCTCTCGGTCCACGACCTCGGCGTAGAGCCCGTCCTTGCCGCCGAAGTGCTCGTAGACGACCGGCTTGCTCACCCCGGCGCGGCTCGCGATCTCCTCGACGGAGGAGCCGTCGAAGCCGCGCTCGGCGAACAGCGACCGGCCGACGTCG
Coding sequences:
- a CDS encoding ubiquitin-like domain-containing protein; the encoded protein is MPVSPALPAVSVQALRARVKRPAVLVLQAATLLALVGGTVGWGLTEKTVQLSVDGQVREVSLHGDTVSDVLDEAGLEVGEHDLLAPSVDTAVTEGATVALRRGRELRLVVDGVERSVWVTAASVAEALDQIGLGDRRAFLSASRSRSIGLEGLSLEVRLPKDVDILVDGKVKEISTTALTVRDALIEAGVVLRPKDRLTPARAVPVVDGLAITVARVDGKRVTEDFPIAFKTVRKDYSSLFKGETKVLQRGRHGVLRRTYTVGLVDGKRVSKLMSREVRVSEPVERIIAVGTKPRPSYGSRSVSGADDLNWPALARCESGGNPRAVSSGGTYRGLYQFSMSTWRGVGGSGDPIDASSAEQTYRAKLLYKRSGRSPWPHCGRYL
- the rsmA gene encoding 16S rRNA (adenine(1518)-N(6)/adenine(1519)-N(6))-dimethyltransferase RsmA, producing the protein MLLTAPEIRALATRLGVRPTKSLGQNFVIDPNTVRRIVRTAGVRPDDVVVEVGPGLGSLTLGLLAEAARVVAVEIDQVLAAELPLTVAARAPELLERFEVVTMDALRLESVPGPPPTAFVANLPYNVAVPVLLRLLEKLPTLRTGLVMVQAEVADRLVAPPGSKTYGVPSVKAAWYAEVSRAGSIGRSVFWPAPHVDSGLVAFTRREPPPGDRLATFAVVDAAFAQRRKTLRAALAGWAGGAEAAEARLRAAGIDPQARGEVLSVEDFARLAST
- a CDS encoding 4-(cytidine 5'-diphospho)-2-C-methyl-D-erythritol kinase, with the protein product MRQPVDRVTVRAPAKVNLHLSVGRLRSDGYHDLTTVFHAVGLYDEVVLTRAESPSVTVTGEGAGSVPLDSSNLALRAVELLAKETGNDPGVSVRIDKGIPVAGGMAGGSADAAAALVGCDALWGTGLSRDALESVGARLGSDVPFALHGGTALGTGRGERLTPVLGHASWSWVVALVDGGLSTPAVYRELDLQRATGPVTVVGDPADVLAALRSGDPEALGAALSNDLQRAAISLMPSLRRLLDTALDLGALGAVVSGSGPSVVMLARDDGHAVALAAALSGQGMARAVRRADGPVHGARVVEAV
- a CDS encoding ABC-F family ATP-binding cassette domain-containing protein, yielding MAGNPRNNLVSLEKVTVAHGTKLLLDEVSLGVSEGDRVGIVGRNGGGKTTLLKTLLKVEEPHSGRVTHSGSLRVGVLTQDVRVDATATVKAAVVGDAAEHTWAGDARVREVLDGLGLHDLGMDAVIGTMSGGERRRVALAALLIQEWDLLVLDEPTNHLDVEGVAWLAAHLKGRSPSQAHLVVTHDRWFLDEVNNATWEVHDGVVDSYVGGYSAYVLARAERDRMASVTEQKRVNLVRKELAWLRRGPPARTSKPQFRIDAANALIADVPPVRDDVALQRFATARLGKSVYDVESVSLAFGDRVLLRDVTWHAGPGDRIGVVGVNGAGKSTLLKLLVGQQSPDAGAVKVGQTVKPAYLSQEVAELDPMLRVLEAVEAVAGSVDLGGKPVGASSLCDRFGFTGNAQWTRVGDLSGGERRRLQLLRLLMSEPNVLLLDEPTNDLDIDTLNALEDVLDGWPGTLLVVSHDRYFLERVTTTTISLMGDGSVKALPGGVDEYLAKRVKHAAATPSGGPTKGPSSAADERVAKKELQRLERALVKLDGREQKLLAELADKAADYEAVAALDTELRAVREEKATTEDAWLELSDALS
- a CDS encoding DUF4234 domain-containing protein; this encodes MTEYAATTSTLPAGKVRGTGVGILLFVVTFGIYGLYWYYVTHDEMKRQTGNGIGGGIALLIAFFVGFASPFLSSAEVGALYERGGRPKPVSALTGLWVVPGALLLVLPIVWFVKTNGALNEYWKAHGAV
- a CDS encoding TetR/AcrR family transcriptional regulator, translated to MTGPQRHDQLLDVGRSLFAERGFDGSSVEEIASRAGVSKPVVYEHFGGKDGLYAEVVDREVRMLLRDFEAALSGDSPRVLLEQATLALLRYVEDSSEGFSILVRESPVPSSTGGFATIISDVAQRVEHILDRQFAARGFRTALAGLYSQALVGQVALVGQWWAEHRDVSRDEVAAHLVNLAWHGLSRLETDPRLTT